The DNA segment ATGTTTCCGCCTCGGTTGGTTTTGACCAGATCGATTGATTGGGATTGCAGAAACTGCTCATCAACATGGAGATTTTCAGCTCCCCCCTGTCGTCCGAGGGTGATGACCCTTGGGTGCTCCAGCAGATAGACTGTATTCTCCTGTTCTTCGGTAGTCACCGATTTCAGAGTCTGCATCTGCACCGCTTCCGCTTCCGCGTATCCGATAAGCCCAAGGTCAACAATATTCATGGTTATTGTGTTGCCTTTTTTTTGTAGGGGAGGAGGACCGCTTTGGATTTAAGGTCGGTTTTGGGTGTCTTTGGCCAGTTGGGAACAATAATTTGCCCTGGATAAAGCGGTCTGGTCTTGGCGTCATATTCGACAAGGGTAAGCCCTTTGTCAGAGCATGCGTATTGCCCCATCCCCCCATGCAGGCGGAATGGTTCTGAAATTGTTCTGACTGCACCCCAATCTTTTGCCCCTTTGCGCGAAAGGTAGAGGAAATTGAGGGAAACGCCGTTTTTTTCCAGTCGGGCTTCACCTGAGAGCAGTTCAAGCCACTTGGGAGCACCTTTGACGGAAAAATTGAAGTGACACCAAGGCGCTCCCTGCCCTGTGGCAGGCATCGGGCAGGCTTTTGTGTGTGGGCATGGTGCCAGTGGGTTGAAGTCATTGAGCATCATTTGTTCACGCATCTCAGCCAGAAGGCGCCCTGTGAGCCGGACTCCGGTTTCAATGAGAAGGATTCGCCCTGATTCCTTGGTGGATTTGGTGAGATGTTTGGTGAGTTGCTCAGCCTGTGGGCGTGCAACTCGCCCGGACCAATCGAGTTCATTCAATGCGTTGGCAACAATGATCAGGTCCGATTTACGGTTGATGCGATCCGTAAAATTGGCTTTGACTGTCTTGATGCGCCACGGTGTCTCTTTTCCTGCGACTGCCTGAAAGAGCTTGAGGCCTGCCTGCAATGATTTCGGGGCACGGTCCATGCAAGTGAAATTTAATTTTCGTTCACGCAAATGGGGGCGAGACATCCAGAGTGCGAGAATGGCGGTGAGTGGGCCTGAACCGATATCAGTCACTTCCGCTCCATCCGGGATATCCAATTCCAACCCTGAGAAAAGGCGGGACATCCGGTACAGATTCCACGGCAGAAAATAGGTCAGATACGGTGAGAGAAATTTCGCTTCACTCATATAATCTATCTTTCGCTCGGAACGCTCGCTGGTCAGCCCACGGGACATGTCCCTGATGTCGTATTTCAACTGTTCACGGTGTTTTGCCTTGAGAGGCCAGACCTGCTTGAGTATGTCGCCGAAACGATCAAGCTCCGCTTCATTTTCCGGTGTCAAGTTGGGGAAAAGCCTATCAATCGACATAAGTAAAACACATCCTTTGGAAATAGTGTTCTCCGAAAGCCTCATCAGTGGTGAGGTCCAGGGAGATTATTGTTTTCGGTAACCGCTCGGCAAATTCTCTTGCAGTGGGGTCTGTTAGGATTTTTTCACTCCCTTTGAGTGAGGTGTTGCCAGCCTTGACTGCTTTCCCCTTGCTCCCTGGAGGCAGAAAACCAAGCGTTTCCAGATCCTCCAGGTTCACGTGTTCACCCAACGCTCCTGCAATATATATGGTCGCCAGTTTTGCCGGGGTGAGTTTTGTTTCTTTCAACAATTTGGATAGAGCCAGATTGAAGGCGGCTTTGACTTTCAGTATCTCCTCAATATCAGAGGCAGGAAGGAAGAGGTTATGCTCAAGAC comes from the Pseudodesulfovibrio piezophilus C1TLV30 genome and includes:
- a CDS encoding small ribosomal subunit Rsm22 family protein, yielding MSIDRLFPNLTPENEAELDRFGDILKQVWPLKAKHREQLKYDIRDMSRGLTSERSERKIDYMSEAKFLSPYLTYFLPWNLYRMSRLFSGLELDIPDGAEVTDIGSGPLTAILALWMSRPHLRERKLNFTCMDRAPKSLQAGLKLFQAVAGKETPWRIKTVKANFTDRINRKSDLIIVANALNELDWSGRVARPQAEQLTKHLTKSTKESGRILLIETGVRLTGRLLAEMREQMMLNDFNPLAPCPHTKACPMPATGQGAPWCHFNFSVKGAPKWLELLSGEARLEKNGVSLNFLYLSRKGAKDWGAVRTISEPFRLHGGMGQYACSDKGLTLVEYDAKTRPLYPGQIIVPNWPKTPKTDLKSKAVLLPYKKKATQ